A stretch of the Solanum dulcamara chromosome 6, daSolDulc1.2, whole genome shotgun sequence genome encodes the following:
- the LOC129892062 gene encoding IQ domain-containing protein IQM4-like has translation MTVIRAKSFKGRESETITTKKNSINVTNCEPLKLMLQTTLSFKNLVEYSIVSLPEPAIMFSPRPVCELDAAAVKLQKVYKSYRTRRNLADCAVVVEELWWKALDFAALKRSSVSFFNVEKPETAVSRWARARTRAAKVGKGLSKDDKAQKLALQHWLEAIDPRHRYGHNLHFYYDLWFLSESSQPFFYWLDVGDGKEINLEKCPRTKLHHQCIKYLGPKERESYEVVIDNGKLVYKQSGGFVQSVEGSKSIFVLSTTRTLYVGQKQKGTFQHSSFLSGGAITAAGRLVVHAGILEAIWPYSGHYHPTEENFREFISFLEEHKVDLTNVKRCAVDDDNHLEASNRQPSVDLSIAKESEERSTSKSKKPEDIIINKKAQTFSFSKHLSSKWTSGTGPRIGCVRDYPTELQFRALEQVNLSPRVANGGFNFSGPIPSPRPSPNIRLSPRIAHMGLPSPRTPISAPN, from the exons ATGACAGTAATAAGAGCAAAGAGTTTTAAAGGAAGAGAGTCAGAAACCATCACGACGAAGAAGAATTCGATAAATGTAACAAATTGTGAGCCCCTGAAACTGATGTTACAGACCACACTATCATTCAAGAATCTGGTTGAATATTCAATTGTCTCTCTTCCTGAACCTGCTATCATGTTTTCACCACGACCTGTCTGCGAACTGGATGCTGCAGCCGTCAAGCTTCAAAAAGTATATAAGAGTTACAGGACTAGAAGAAATCTAGCTGATTGTGCTGTGGTCGTCGAAGAATTATG GTGGAAGGCATTAGATTTTGCTGCTCTGAAGAGAAGTTCTGTTTCATTTTTCAATGTTGAAAAGCCAGAAACCGCTGTTTCTCGATGGGCTAGAGCACGTACAAGAGCTGCCAAGGTTGGAAAGGGATTGTCCAAAGATGACAAGGCTCAAAAATTGGCTCTGCAGCATTGGTTAGAAGCT ATCGATCCACGACATCGATATGGCCACAACTTGCACTTCTATTATGATTTGTGGTTTTTGAGCGAAAGTTCTCAGCCTTTCTTCTACTG GTTGGACGTTGGAGATGGGAAAGAAATAAATCTCGAGAAATGTCCAAGGACAAAATTGCACCATCAATGCATCAAATATCTTGGACCA AAGGAGCGCGAATCATATGAAGTAGTTATTGACAACGGGAAGCTTGTATATAAACAAAGTGGTGGATTCGTTCAGTCAGTAGAGGGTTCAAAGTCGATCTTTGTTCTTAGCACAACAAGAACATTGTATGTAGGACAGAAGCAAAAAGGGACATTTCAACATTCAAGTTTTCTATCAGGTGGTGCCATCACAGCAGCTGGAAGACTAGTTGTTCATGCTGGAATTCTGGAG GCTATTTGGCCATACAGTGGTCACTATCACCCAACTGAAGAGAACTTCAGGGAGTTCATTAGCTTTCTTGAAGAGCACAAAGTTGATCTTACAAATGTTAAG AGATGTGCAGTTGATGATGACAATCACTTAGAGGCCTCAAACAGACAACCATCTGTGGATCTTTCCATTGCTAAAGAATCTGAAGAAAGAAGCACATCGAAATCCAAGAAACCAGAGGACATTATCATCAATAAGAAAGCACAAACATTTAGCTTCTCCAAACATTTGTCTAGCAAATGGACAAGTGGAACTGGACCTCGCATTGGCTGTGTTAGGGATTACCCTACAGAATTACAATTCCGAGCACTTGAACAAGTTAATTTGTCGCCTCGGGTGGCCAATGGAGGCTTCAACTTCTCTGGTCCAATCCCCTCACCTAGGCCAAGTCCAAACATTAGGCTATCTCCTAGGATTGCACATATGGGACTACCGAGTCCCCGGACACCTATTTCTGCGCCTAACTAA